The following nucleotide sequence is from Acyrthosiphon pisum isolate AL4f chromosome A2, pea_aphid_22Mar2018_4r6ur, whole genome shotgun sequence.
taactattaacttaaagAACACCAAAAGTGGATACATGTTATCTTTAAAGAATGtaaaaagttgaattttttgAACTAAGTGTATTATGTTATGCTCATTTCCATCACCATTCCCTTTGTTTTTTTTGCTGCACACCTGTGAGAATATAGTAAGCCTTGTCTGTGTGTCTGATGCTCATTTGCTTATGTTTTTGAAAGGTTTTGCATAAATTGTATAATCGTTGATCCCTGGTAACAAAGTAACAATCCTTGCAACGCTTTCTTACTTTTCCAAAAACTTTGAAACCTCTAGAAGGTACTATAGTTAATCCAGTAACTGGTGGTGTATGCAACACTGATAATATTTGAGGAGCTCTGTAGTTTATTATTGCGGCTCTTTGTAATAAATTGCTTAAAAAATTCATTCtgaaacagaaaataaaaataattttaattttataatgttaaaaactgttattgtttaaataaccgaattatttcaattaacCAACCTCGATTCCTTGTTAACAATTTGTGAACTGTGAAGTAATTAGTAAAGAAATTATTGCCATACGAATGCGACTCACGCAGGTCATAGACgacgatttataatttaaatgaaaaaaactttttcttatcagttatcattagtattttttttatttcttatcatTAATTTGTATCATTGGAACTTAGATCCAAATACATATGATCTAAGCATTGGAATAAGttgccttaaaaaaaatttgtagaaCAAAAAGTTGGGACTTTTTATAACAGACGCCGCGCCacataaatgtgttttatatcTGTGAATATTCCACACTGTCCGGCTATGCATTATCACCacgatatattatcattaacatttatcatgttttcaaaatatgttttgttattatgagctaaaattttaaatttgaaaatactagtaaaaccattattatttattatattcagacgtaaaactatataagtaaaataatataccctaAACTACTATGTTACTTGTACATGATCTAAAAATatagttgtatttaaataatacatttaataatttctacttGTTTGAGTTTTTGAACTATTACATTAGTATAAGTACATACACCTTTCAAGTTTTAAGTATTAGAAGTGAGTTGTTAGTCTGTTtcagtatttgtattattattacttaattttaatttatctaaataatttatttgactatagagattattatataagcatAATGAAAATTGCCATTGAAGGATGTGCTCATGGGGAGCTCCAGCAAATCTACAATACAATAAACTTGATTGAAAAACGTGACAAAATAAAAGTAGATTTGCTAATATGCTGTGGCGATTTTCAAGCAACACGAAATGATGAAGATCTTTTAACGATGGCAGTTCCACTTAAATATAGACAGATGTGCACTTTTCACAAGTTGGTTATtgagattaaattattttgtttttaaaataaaagaaatacatttttacagatattatacCGGAGAATTAGTGGCACCggttttaactatatttattggTGGAAACCACGAAGCTTCTAATCACTTACAAGAGTTAAGCTATGGTGGCTGGGCAGCAcccaatatatactatataggtttgGCTGGTGTAATTAATGTTGGTGGTATTCGAATTGGAGGATTATCTGGTATTTACAAATCTAATGATTATATGCGAGGTAGATTTGAAAAACAACCATACACTGAACAAACAAAAAGAAGTATATATCATATTCGACAATTGGAAGTATTTCGATTGAAACaggtaaatataaacaaatttttatttaatttaaattagatatgtTTAAAATGCCTTAAAATAAAtgctttaatttatatttatagctgCAACAACCGATTGACATAATGTTATCACACGATTGGCCTCAAGGAATAGAAAATCATGGCAATGTAAAACAATTACTTAAATACAAACCTTTTTTTGAGTAAGcacaaagtttatttaaatatactttaatccagattaaaaaaaaaaaacataaatttacatttacatttgcatttaattttttctagaaCAGATATTAATGAAGGAAAATTGGGTAGTAAACCGGCTAGAGAATTATTGGATGCATTAAAACCAAAATACTGGTTTTCCGCTCATCTTCATTGTAAATTTGCTGCCATAGTACACCATACATCAGACGATAATGTAACTATGtttcttatgatattaatatatgatgTGTTGTATATGATAAACTCGCTTTGCtttgaaataattatgtgtTCTAATGATAGGActgaaatagtaaaatgtaatgtaaattaataaaccttTACATTTAATGATTGAAAAGAGACAGGATGTGAATAAGTAAATCTATTAGATGCatgattgtttattattaatgtttatagctacttaataatattatctaatgtaTACATTAACAGGAAGAAATGGAGAAAAGATGTACTAAATTCTTGTCGCTTGACAAGTGTTTGCCAAAAAAAAGATTCTTACAGATTTTAGATGTTCCCCATGATGAttctaaatcaattaatttaatgtatgaCCTGGAATGGCTTTCAATTTTGCATCTAACGAatcatttgttaaatattaacagTAACATGTATTATTTACCAGGACCTTCGGCATCAGAAAGGtgtttatataaactattaaattgcaTTAAGCTTTGTATCAATATTTCtgcaattgtatttataataaatgattaatttatatttaggtatgatTTTACACCAACTGAAGAGGAAAAGACTGCTGTTCTTAACATGTTCTCTCATGATTTGAGAAttccaaacaattttattactcttgaaaattataaatctaaaacaaatccTCAGACAACTACTTTTTGTGAAAAACTATGTATAGACGACCCTCTTGCTTTATTATTAGGGCAGTGGTCTCGTTCTAACTTAACTGAAAACGAACCTGATATGGATTCTACATTTTCATCATTTGTAAACTCTACTGTGTGTTCAAATAATGAAGACGAATTAATAGATAAGACTTCAGAAAAATTACCAATGTCTCCATTTGTGCTGCCAGAACCAAAAAATGATAGCACATGTTTAAGTATTAATGAAAATTCATTTTTGGATAATTGCTCAAGCATAATAATGCCAAATACATCTACAGAAGAATCTTGTGAAGATGTTCACCAATCACAAggtaaatgatataaaatactttaaatatttaaatatttaattttaaattaccaaaatgtTTTTAGATCCTGctgtaaataatgttataaatattgaagaaaataatacaaccactaaaacaaaatgtttgaaaagaAGAAATTATCAACAAACTTATGAAAATgactatgaataataatatatattttttgaatttttcatacCTTAAaggtttattttctaataaataatttatgttcgtaacaatgcataatatatattttggttcTATTTTCTTTTTTCCATCTTTTGTTCccaattatattcttatatatacaTTAGCCAAATACCACACACTCATTCATCGCTATCGCTATGtctcaaaaactacaaaacatacaaatttggaatagtggttctTCTAGATCTAgatgtgcaataagaaaggattttatgatatttgcattttaaagaggcgGTCAGACAGGGATCTTGAGATTCACagtggaaattaaaatttttttttgtctataaatgATTGCCATTgattacagattataatagtaatagaagaaattagtattattttttttcgcagGTATATAAATGGTTTCCGTTGATTACTTGGATCGATTAGttacaagcatgcatcaaattgtCACGCTATTATGGCCTCAAATTAAGAAACTAGTAACTATGTCTTAAAACCAAATGCGTGTGTtgcttatatacttaaaaaaaaactcaattcaATTTGACGAAAATCTCAGAATTTGTTTTTAGAGATTTCTGAAAAGTTTAGAGAGTGACTAGTTTCAATCACGTTAAAAATACACCAAGTGTTAAATNNNNNNNNNNNNNNNNNNNNNNNNNNNNNNNNNNNNNNNNNNNNNNNNNNNNNNNNNNNNNNNNNNNNNNNNNNNNNNNNNNNNNNNNNNNNNNNNNNNNNNNNNNNNNNNNNNNNNNNNNNNNNNNNNNNNNNNNNNNNNNNNNNNNNNNNNNNNNNNNNNNNNNNNNNNNNNNNNNNNNNNNNNNNNNNNNNNNNNNNNNNNNNNNNNNNNNNNNNNNNNNNNNNNNNNNNNNNNNNNNNNNNNNNNNNNNNNNNNNNNNNNNNNNNNNNNNNNNNNNNNNNNNNNNNNNNNNNNNNNNNNNNNNNNNNNNNNNNNNNNNNNNNNNNNNNNNNNNNNNNNNNNNNNNNNNNNNNNNNNNNNNNNNNNNNNNNNNNNNNNNNNNNNNNNNNNNNNNNNNNNNNNNNNNNNNNNNNNNNNNNNNNNNNNNNNNNNNNNNNNNNNNNNNNNNNNNNNNNNNNNNNNNNNNNNNNNNNNNNNNNNNNNNNNNNNNNNNNNNNNNNNNNNNNNNNNNNNNNNNNNNNNNNNNNNNNNNNNNNNNNNNNNNNNNNNNNNNNNNNNNNNNNNNNNNNNNNNNNNNNNNNNNNNNNNNNNNNNNNNNNNNNNNNNNNNNNNNNNNNNNNNNNNNNNNNNNNNNNNNNNNNNNNNNNNNNNNNNNNNNNNNNNNNNNNNNNNNNNNNNNNNNNNNNNNNNNNNNNNNNNNNNNNNNNNNNNNNNNNNNNNNNNNNNNNNNNNNNNNNNNNNNNNNNNNNNNNNNNNNNNNNNNNNNNNNNNNNNNNNNNNNNNNNNNNNNNNNNNNNNNNNNNNNNNNNNNNNNNNNNNNNNNNNNNNNNNNNNNNNNNNNNNNNNNNNNNNNNNNNNNNNNNNNNNNNNNNNNNNNNNNNNNNNNNNNNNNNNNNNNNNNNNNNNNNNNNNNNNNNNNNNNNNNNNNNNNNNNNNNNNNNNNNNNNNNNNNNNNNNNNNNNNNNNNN
It contains:
- the Mrpl36 gene encoding mitochondrial ribosomal protein L36 yields the protein MNFLSNLLQRAAIINYRAPQILSVLHTPPVTGLTIVPSRGFKVFGKVRKRCKDCYFVTRDQRLYNLCKTFQKHKQMSIRHTDKAYYILTGVQQKKQREW
- the LOC100163854 gene encoding lariat debranching enzyme, with the protein product MKIAIEGCAHGELQQIYNTINLIEKRDKIKVDLLICCGDFQATRNDEDLLTMAVPLKYRQMCTFHKYYTGELVAPVLTIFIGGNHEASNHLQELSYGGWAAPNIYYIGLAGVINVGGIRIGGLSGIYKSNDYMRGRFEKQPYTEQTKRSIYHIRQLEVFRLKQLQQPIDIMLSHDWPQGIENHGNVKQLLKYKPFFETDINEGKLGSKPARELLDALKPKYWFSAHLHCKFAAIVHHTSDDNEEMEKRCTKFLSLDKCLPKKRFLQILDVPHDDSKSINLMYDLEWLSILHLTNHLLNINSNMYYLPGPSASERYDFTPTEEEKTAVLNMFSHDLRIPNNFITLENYKSKTNPQTTTFCEKLCIDDPLALLLGQWSRSNLTENEPDMDSTFSSFVNSTVCSNNEDELIDKTSEKLPMSPFVLPEPKNDSTCLSINENSFLDNCSSIIMPNTSTEESCEDVHQSQDPAVNNVINIEENNTTTKTKCLKRRNYQQTYENDYE